The proteins below are encoded in one region of Macrococcus armenti:
- a CDS encoding HD domain-containing protein, with product MNNDIIKLTEDFVKHIHKDDTSGHDFAHVDRVRKLALHIAKQENANPFIVEMAALLHDTVDDKLFDEQQAWDRLNAFYSTIDISDAQIDEINHIIRYMSFKGGQNEGKLKSLEGFVVQDADRLDALGAIGIARTFMFAGKFGEAMYDERILPRKDLSNYRDQSTAINHFYEKLFKLIHLMNTETGKKIAQERNAYMQQFIDTFKKEWHEPF from the coding sequence ATGAACAATGATATTATCAAACTAACAGAAGACTTTGTGAAGCACATACATAAAGATGACACATCAGGGCATGACTTCGCTCACGTTGACCGTGTCAGAAAGCTCGCACTGCATATAGCAAAACAAGAAAATGCAAATCCCTTTATCGTAGAGATGGCAGCATTATTACATGATACAGTCGATGATAAATTATTTGATGAACAACAAGCATGGGATAGATTGAATGCTTTTTACAGCACAATTGACATTAGCGACGCGCAAATCGATGAAATTAATCATATTATTCGCTATATGAGCTTTAAAGGCGGACAGAATGAAGGGAAACTTAAGTCGTTAGAAGGTTTTGTCGTACAGGATGCCGACCGATTAGATGCGCTCGGTGCTATCGGTATCGCCCGTACATTTATGTTTGCAGGGAAATTTGGAGAAGCAATGTATGATGAAAGGATTCTCCCTAGAAAAGATTTATCAAATTATCGCGATCAGAGTACTGCAATCAATCACTTTTATGAGAAACTGTTTAAACTCATACATTTAATGAATACTGAAACCGGAAAAAAGATTGCACAGGAACGCAATGCGTATATGCAGCAATTTATCGATACATTTAAAAAAGAATGGCACGAACCATTTTAA
- the tenA gene encoding thiaminase II, which produces MFTEELKKEVEPIIESIYNDPFIQGIIKGDLKKDAVCHYLKADSLYLNEFAKIYSLLIPKLNDREGIKFLLEQIDFVMNGEIDAHYTLANYAGVDYKSLIKEGEWYPSSDHYIKHMYYNAYRYSDASFTICAMAPCPYVYQQLALKIRARNDLTNNPLKPWVEFYCVNMDELIGHLDRWVNAFSQTASDDELEILRKNFVESCIHEKRFFNMSYNIETWEEY; this is translated from the coding sequence ATGTTTACAGAAGAGTTAAAGAAAGAAGTAGAACCAATTATCGAATCGATTTATAATGATCCTTTTATTCAGGGGATTATTAAAGGTGACTTGAAGAAAGACGCTGTATGTCACTACTTAAAGGCAGATAGTTTATATTTAAATGAATTTGCGAAAATATATAGTTTACTCATTCCTAAATTAAATGATAGAGAAGGAATAAAGTTTTTACTCGAACAAATTGATTTTGTTATGAATGGTGAAATTGATGCGCATTATACGTTGGCAAACTATGCTGGTGTAGATTATAAATCGTTGATTAAGGAAGGTGAGTGGTATCCATCAAGTGATCATTATATTAAACATATGTATTACAATGCATATCGTTACAGTGATGCGAGCTTTACGATTTGTGCGATGGCACCATGTCCATATGTATATCAGCAATTAGCATTGAAAATAAGAGCGCGAAATGACTTAACAAATAATCCGCTTAAGCCATGGGTTGAATTTTATTGCGTAAATATGGACGAACTTATCGGACACCTTGATAGATGGGTGAATGCGTTCAGTCAGACGGCTTCAGATGATGAGTTAGAAATATTAAGAAAGAACTTTGTTGAAAGTTGTATACATGAAAAACGCTTTTTTAATATGTCATATAATATTGAAACTTGGGAGGAATATTAA
- a CDS encoding FtsW/RodA/SpoVE family cell cycle protein, which translates to MPTSKTSKTRNKQKRSWIERIDWWLIILILAFFAISLVIISSAMTGQQYGTNFAMRQVLYYLLGFALALSIMFVSPELIKKWTFFIYIAGNLALLGLLILPESSFTPVINGAKSWYVFFGKLSLQPSEFMKIILMLTLSKVVYDHNRFTYYKSFQTDLALLLKIGLTSLIPIILILLQNDLGTTLVLLAIILGVVVVSGVTWRILAPFLITVSLLGASIILMVIYKPALIEKLLGIQTYQLGRINSWLNPSQYSDGEGFHLMESMKAIGSGGLFGKGYKGGEVYIPENHTDFIFSIIGEEFGFIGAIIVLVLFLALFTHLVRLAQVTTKPFSSFFLVGFISMIAFHVFQNIGMTIQVVPITGIPLPFISYGGSALWSLMCGIGITLSIYYHSNPEQLKKLKEK; encoded by the coding sequence ATGCCAACAAGTAAGACGAGTAAGACACGTAATAAACAGAAACGTTCATGGATTGAAAGAATAGACTGGTGGCTCATCATTTTAATTTTAGCGTTTTTCGCAATCAGCTTAGTTATTATATCTTCTGCGATGACCGGTCAGCAATATGGTACAAATTTTGCCATGCGACAAGTGTTATATTATTTACTTGGATTCGCGCTTGCACTTTCTATCATGTTTGTCAGTCCCGAGCTCATTAAAAAATGGACATTTTTCATATATATAGCTGGTAATTTAGCTTTATTAGGATTATTAATATTACCAGAATCATCATTTACACCGGTTATTAATGGTGCGAAAAGCTGGTATGTATTCTTTGGTAAGCTGAGTCTGCAACCTTCTGAATTTATGAAAATTATATTAATGCTGACATTAAGCAAAGTTGTATATGACCACAATCGTTTTACATATTATAAATCATTCCAGACTGATTTAGCACTTTTACTTAAAATCGGATTAACTTCGCTGATTCCGATAATTCTAATATTGCTTCAGAATGACCTCGGAACGACGCTTGTACTATTAGCAATCATCCTCGGTGTTGTTGTCGTTTCAGGCGTTACGTGGAGAATTCTCGCGCCATTTCTTATCACTGTATCGCTATTAGGTGCTTCAATCATCTTAATGGTAATTTATAAGCCGGCACTTATTGAGAAGTTACTCGGCATCCAAACTTATCAACTCGGCCGTATTAACTCATGGCTAAATCCCAGCCAGTATAGCGACGGAGAAGGGTTTCATTTAATGGAATCCATGAAGGCAATTGGTTCTGGTGGTTTATTTGGTAAAGGTTACAAAGGTGGAGAAGTATACATCCCTGAAAACCATACAGACTTTATCTTCTCAATCATCGGTGAAGAATTTGGATTTATCGGTGCTATTATCGTACTCGTATTATTCCTGGCGTTATTCACACATCTTGTACGTCTTGCACAAGTTACAACGAAGCCATTCTCATCATTCTTTTTAGTTGGCTTTATCAGTATGATCGCATTCCACGTTTTCCAGAACATAGGTATGACAATTCAAGTTGTTCCGATTACCGGCATTCCATTACCATTCATCAGTTATGGTGGAAGTGCCCTCTGGTCGCTTATGTGTGGTATAGGTATTACATTATCAATTTATTATCACTCCAACCCCGAACAGTTAAAGAAACTTAAAGAAAAATAA
- the thiD gene encoding bifunctional hydroxymethylpyrimidine kinase/phosphomethylpyrimidine kinase, whose protein sequence is MRTALSIAGTDPTGGAGTTVDLKVFQSRSVYGMSVVTSLVAQNTLGVQQVFNQPVDVIHAQLESVYSDIVPNAVKTGMLATSEVMDVVRPYIERHNIPYVIDPVMIAKSGDLLLDEHGQNAVRTKLLDLATVVTPNIPELETIINMKVETIDEIERAGKIFINEIGAQSVLIKGGHLKGDATDYLFTKSGLCTLPGERYDTKHTHGTGCTYSAVITAELAKGKSIVDAVTLAKHYMDMAIKYTPELGHGQGPVNHFKFQEVE, encoded by the coding sequence ATGAGAACAGCATTATCAATCGCAGGTACAGATCCTACAGGTGGTGCAGGAACAACAGTTGACCTTAAAGTATTTCAATCGCGTAGTGTATATGGTATGAGCGTCGTTACAAGCCTTGTTGCACAAAACACTTTAGGCGTTCAGCAAGTATTTAATCAACCGGTAGACGTAATTCATGCACAATTGGAGAGTGTATATTCTGACATCGTACCAAACGCTGTAAAAACGGGCATGCTTGCAACGAGTGAAGTAATGGACGTTGTAAGACCATATATTGAACGTCATAACATTCCTTATGTAATAGATCCTGTTATGATTGCAAAAAGCGGAGATTTATTACTTGATGAGCATGGCCAGAATGCCGTTCGTACGAAGTTGCTGGATCTTGCTACAGTTGTTACACCTAACATACCGGAACTTGAGACGATTATAAATATGAAGGTCGAAACAATCGATGAAATAGAACGTGCCGGGAAAATATTTATTAATGAAATTGGTGCACAAAGCGTATTAATTAAAGGGGGACATTTAAAAGGGGATGCAACGGACTACTTATTCACGAAGTCTGGACTGTGCACTTTGCCGGGAGAACGTTATGATACGAAACATACACATGGTACGGGATGTACATATTCAGCAGTAATTACTGCTGAACTTGCTAAAGGTAAGTCAATCGTAGATGCAGTAACTTTAGCGAAACATTATATGGATATGGCGATTAAGTATACACCTGAACTCGGGCATGGACAAGGTCCGGTTAATCACTTCAAGTTTCAGGAGGTAGAGTAA
- a CDS encoding LysM peptidoglycan-binding domain-containing protein: MKKLLAVTTVFAVGGTFAATQADAAQYKVKSGDSLWKISNEFNTSVQALKLENNLKSDLIIADQVLNINETNDTNKSSNNSDATYVIVPGDTLGKIASQYSVTVAQLKAWNGLQSDLIIAGDTLKINGSVGTPVSNNVQQAPVNPVAQSTYKAPVQPAVSKTTYEAPVKNQVAQSTYQAPVQQTVYSAPKQQVTYTKTQAAPAPRVNNGLNWSALAQCESGGNASINTGNGFYGMYQFDLQTWQSVGGSGYPHQASAAEQTKRAQILYNSRGAQPWPACGARL, encoded by the coding sequence ATGAAAAAATTATTAGCGGTGACAACAGTATTTGCAGTAGGTGGAACATTCGCAGCGACTCAAGCTGATGCAGCTCAATATAAAGTAAAAAGTGGAGATTCATTATGGAAAATCTCTAACGAATTTAATACTTCAGTTCAAGCGTTAAAGCTTGAAAACAACTTAAAGTCAGATTTAATCATTGCTGATCAAGTATTAAATATTAATGAAACAAATGATACAAACAAATCATCAAACAATAGTGATGCAACATACGTTATCGTGCCTGGAGATACATTAGGTAAAATTGCATCTCAATATAGTGTAACAGTAGCACAGCTTAAAGCATGGAATGGTTTACAATCAGATTTAATCATTGCTGGAGACACATTAAAGATTAATGGTTCAGTTGGAACGCCTGTTTCAAACAATGTTCAACAAGCACCAGTAAATCCAGTAGCACAATCAACATACAAAGCGCCTGTTCAACCAGCAGTTTCAAAAACGACATACGAAGCGCCAGTTAAAAATCAAGTAGCACAATCAACTTATCAAGCACCTGTTCAACAAACAGTATATAGTGCACCTAAGCAACAAGTCACATATACAAAAACTCAGGCTGCACCAGCGCCTCGCGTTAACAATGGTTTAAACTGGTCAGCATTAGCACAATGTGAATCAGGTGGAAATGCTTCTATCAATACAGGCAATGGCTTCTACGGTATGTACCAATTTGATTTACAAACATGGCAAAGTGTTGGTGGTTCAGGATATCCACACCAAGCATCTGCAGCAGAGCAAACAAAACGTGCTCAAATCTTATATAACTCTCGTGGTGCACAACCATGGCCAGCATGTGGAGCAAGATTATAA
- the thiE gene encoding thiamine phosphate synthase — MFNKEMLRVYFIAGTSDVPDGQLENILKSALEAGITMYQFREKGPHALTGDDKEALAIRLFRLCKAYNVPFVVNDDVPLAKKIDADGIHLGQDDEKIENIIEDFKGKIIGLSVGNFEEYDQSDLTHVDYIGVGPVYETSSKSDAKKPGGIELIRKMRLYDEDIPIVAIGGITSTNCEMIIGSGADGISTISSIARSKNIPQVVTDYLQYYK, encoded by the coding sequence ATGTTTAATAAGGAAATGCTTCGTGTTTATTTCATTGCAGGAACTTCGGACGTGCCGGATGGTCAATTAGAAAATATACTGAAATCAGCACTGGAAGCGGGAATTACGATGTACCAGTTCAGAGAAAAGGGACCGCATGCACTAACTGGTGATGACAAAGAAGCGCTTGCGATTCGTTTATTTCGTTTGTGTAAAGCATACAACGTCCCATTTGTCGTTAATGATGATGTGCCACTCGCAAAGAAGATTGATGCTGACGGTATCCATCTAGGTCAGGATGATGAGAAGATTGAGAATATCATCGAAGACTTTAAAGGAAAAATTATCGGTTTATCCGTCGGTAATTTTGAGGAATATGACCAATCAGATTTGACGCACGTTGATTATATAGGTGTAGGACCGGTGTATGAAACAAGTAGTAAAAGTGACGCAAAGAAGCCAGGGGGCATTGAATTAATTCGTAAAATGCGTTTATATGATGAAGATATTCCGATTGTAGCAATCGGTGGAATTACTTCAACAAACTGTGAAATGATTATCGGTTCAGGTGCTGACGGGATTTCAACAATTTCGTCAATCGCAAGAAGCAAAAACATTCCGCAAGTTGTTACAGATTATTTACAGTATTATAAGTAA
- the cls gene encoding cardiolipin synthase: MSQLQEIDYSQIFSILFFVGFIFNIFLAFVVIFLERRQAGSTWAWLLVLFFLPIIGFILYLLFGRQIKHHTIFTLNDSDRIDLEKIVNEQRIAIDKGNINVRSDEIIKHSNIIRMLLHNYSSFLTTDNAVEILTDGRKKFDRLLEDIENAEDHIHIQYYIFKKDGIGLDIINALMKKLEEGVEVKMLYDDIGSRTLSLSRFKDFKALGGQVESFFPSKLPLINFRMNNRNHRKIVVIDGKIGYIGGFNVGDEYLGLDKKFGYWRDTHLRVEGDSVNALQLRFMMDWNSQITRDFMSYDKKYFPDVTSKGDIGIQIVSSGPDSSAQHIKNGYLKMITSAKESIYIQSPYFIPDTSLLDALKIAAMTGVEVNIMIPNKPDHPFVYWATYSNVGELLDVGCNIFIYENGFIHTKMVLIDDEVASVGTANMDFRSFELNFEVNAFIYDDVVAKDLRKTFEEDVRVSSQLTKEIYDQRVMLIRIKEAIARLISPIL, encoded by the coding sequence TTGAGCCAATTACAGGAAATCGATTATTCTCAGATTTTTTCTATATTATTTTTTGTCGGATTTATATTCAATATCTTTTTAGCGTTTGTTGTCATATTTCTTGAAAGACGACAAGCTGGTTCAACGTGGGCCTGGCTGCTCGTATTATTCTTTCTTCCGATAATCGGCTTCATTCTATACTTATTATTCGGGCGTCAGATTAAACATCATACAATATTCACGTTAAACGATAGCGATCGCATCGACCTCGAAAAAATTGTTAATGAACAGCGCATCGCAATCGATAAAGGAAATATTAATGTACGTTCTGATGAAATCATTAAGCATAGCAATATTATCCGTATGCTGCTGCACAATTACTCATCATTTTTAACGACAGATAACGCTGTTGAAATATTAACAGATGGCCGCAAGAAATTCGATCGTTTACTTGAGGATATCGAGAACGCAGAGGACCATATTCATATTCAGTACTACATCTTCAAAAAAGATGGTATCGGATTAGATATTATCAATGCTTTAATGAAGAAACTTGAAGAAGGTGTAGAAGTAAAAATGCTCTACGATGATATTGGCTCAAGAACACTTTCATTATCCCGTTTCAAAGACTTTAAAGCACTTGGGGGGCAAGTCGAATCATTCTTCCCTTCTAAGTTACCACTCATTAATTTCCGAATGAATAACAGAAACCATAGAAAAATTGTCGTTATTGATGGAAAAATCGGTTATATTGGTGGCTTTAATGTTGGTGATGAATACCTCGGACTCGACAAAAAATTCGGTTACTGGCGTGACACACATTTACGCGTTGAAGGTGATTCAGTTAATGCACTGCAACTGCGCTTTATGATGGACTGGAACTCGCAAATCACGCGTGACTTTATGTCTTACGATAAGAAGTACTTCCCTGACGTAACAAGTAAAGGAGATATCGGAATCCAAATTGTATCCAGTGGGCCAGACTCATCTGCACAACATATAAAAAATGGTTACTTAAAGATGATTACATCAGCAAAAGAATCCATTTATATACAATCACCTTACTTCATACCGGACACTTCATTGTTAGATGCATTAAAAATTGCAGCAATGACAGGTGTTGAAGTTAATATTATGATTCCAAATAAGCCGGATCATCCATTTGTTTACTGGGCAACGTATTCTAATGTCGGCGAACTATTAGATGTCGGGTGTAACATATTCATATATGAAAACGGCTTTATCCATACGAAGATGGTACTTATAGACGATGAAGTCGCAAGTGTCGGAACTGCAAATATGGACTTCAGAAGTTTTGAACTTAACTTTGAAGTCAACGCCTTTATATACGATGATGTCGTTGCGAAAGATTTACGTAAAACTTTCGAGGAAGATGTACGTGTATCTTCACAACTAACGAAAGAAATTTACGACCAGCGTGTTATGCTGATTCGCATTAAGGAAGCCATTGCACGACTTATATCTCCAATATTATAA
- a CDS encoding Lmo0850 family protein, translating into MKQSQEKIKSVVTLLSSLGVNISKTKSRLDVMRTLPNVAPAKLK; encoded by the coding sequence ATGAAACAATCACAAGAAAAAATTAAAAGCGTTGTCACTCTGCTTTCTTCATTAGGCGTTAATATTAGTAAAACGAAATCTCGTCTTGATGTTATGCGCACGTTACCGAATGTCGCACCTGCCAAGCTGAAATAA
- the thiM gene encoding hydroxyethylthiazole kinase: MLTQLRNDNPLIICITNDVVKNFTANGLLALGASPAMATEHREMEEFLMYAGGLLINIGSIEESHKENILKAAEYANKHNVPIVLDPVACGASKFRKAFCLKLIHEYNISVIRGNASELAALTGEASMKGTDADASLSTDIVARNAYNTFKTAIIVTGEVDAICQDGRMHLLKHGTPLLTKVTGGGCLLGAVVASFIYNEIKPSLALLTEAVATYTIAAERAEQSANGTLPGHFAMNLIDQLYCVQEDDIAKELHVKEV, encoded by the coding sequence ATGCTTACACAACTACGTAATGATAATCCGCTTATTATTTGTATAACGAATGATGTTGTTAAAAACTTCACTGCAAATGGGCTGCTTGCATTAGGTGCCAGTCCTGCTATGGCGACAGAGCATAGAGAAATGGAAGAATTTTTAATGTACGCAGGTGGGCTTTTAATTAATATCGGTTCAATTGAAGAATCTCATAAAGAGAATATATTAAAAGCAGCTGAATATGCCAATAAACATAACGTACCGATTGTACTGGATCCGGTTGCATGTGGTGCATCAAAATTTCGTAAAGCATTCTGTCTCAAACTTATTCATGAGTATAACATTAGTGTTATTCGAGGGAATGCCTCTGAACTTGCGGCATTAACAGGAGAAGCATCAATGAAAGGAACAGATGCGGATGCATCGTTATCAACGGATATCGTCGCGAGAAATGCATATAACACATTTAAAACAGCAATTATTGTTACAGGAGAAGTAGATGCAATCTGTCAGGATGGACGTATGCATTTACTAAAACATGGTACACCGCTGTTAACTAAAGTGACAGGTGGCGGATGTTTATTAGGAGCAGTTGTTGCAAGTTTCATATATAATGAAATTAAACCTTCATTAGCGCTACTAACAGAGGCGGTTGCGACTTATACAATTGCAGCAGAGCGCGCAGAACAAAGTGCTAATGGGACCTTGCCAGGACATTTTGCTATGAATTTAATAGATCAGCTCTATTGTGTTCAAGAAGATGATATAGCAAAGGAATTACATGTGAAAGAAGTGTAG
- a CDS encoding LysM peptidoglycan-binding domain-containing protein codes for MKKFATVTGIAILATGITAQADAKEHKVSQGESLWSIADKYDTTVERIKKINKLDSDIIFPNQKLEVLVKGKYEVQNGDTLEKIAKKFDTKVADLKKWNKIKSNKDLKAGKMIIVDKEEKQVVTQTAAQTPVSVQPVAAKAAPVVQAPEQATEHTQVQQAPVQQVQQAAPAQPVVQQTAAHQQAPVQQAPVQQAPVQQAAAPAGNSSMDAHLRVIAQRESGGNPSAVNPAGYYGLFQFSPSTWASVGGTGNPANASVEEQWKRARILYQTAGASQWSTAY; via the coding sequence GAAAAAATTTGCAACAGTTACAGGTATCGCTATTTTAGCTACAGGAATTACAGCACAGGCAGACGCGAAGGAACATAAAGTATCTCAAGGTGAGTCACTTTGGTCTATCGCTGATAAATATGATACAACAGTTGAACGTATTAAAAAGATCAATAAATTAGATTCAGATATTATTTTCCCAAATCAAAAATTAGAAGTATTAGTTAAAGGGAAATACGAAGTACAAAATGGTGATACTTTAGAAAAAATCGCTAAGAAATTTGATACTAAAGTAGCAGATTTAAAGAAATGGAATAAAATTAAATCAAATAAAGATCTTAAAGCCGGTAAAATGATTATCGTTGATAAAGAGGAAAAACAAGTTGTTACTCAAACAGCAGCACAAACACCAGTTTCAGTACAACCAGTAGCAGCTAAAGCAGCACCAGTAGTACAAGCGCCTGAACAAGCAACTGAACATACACAAGTACAACAAGCGCCAGTACAACAAGTACAGCAAGCAGCACCTGCTCAACCAGTAGTACAACAAACAGCTGCACATCAACAAGCGCCGGTACAACAAGCGCCGGTACAACAAGCACCAGTACAACAAGCAGCAGCACCAGCTGGTAATTCATCGATGGATGCACACTTACGTGTTATCGCACAACGCGAATCAGGCGGTAATCCAAGTGCTGTTAACCCAGCAGGTTACTACGGATTATTCCAATTCTCACCATCAACATGGGCATCAGTAGGTGGAACTGGAAACCCAGCAAACGCTTCAGTTGAAGAACAATGGAAACGCGCTAGAATATTATACCAAACAGCTGGCGCATCTCAATGGTCAACAGCTTACTAA
- the yidC gene encoding membrane protein insertase YidC gives MKKKSIWLLVFTAAIVLSGCDYSKESNRNGFFYDTFVHPLDQLIHWLGSHMGHNYGLAIIAITLIVRLALFPFMMKTYRNQSVMREKMALIKPQMTEIQERVKRARTQEEKMEANQEMMALYKENGINPLNMGCLPLLIQLPIVTGLFYVLKYPTEGGITKYPDFLWFDLTKTDIAMTIIAGIVYAVQAYVSMQNIPDEQKAQMRMMMFISPIMIVWMSAISPAALPLYWAVGGAFLVVQTWLGNKFYKKKVHEEIAPLIEAHEQNERANQPKNTQVVSSKKKKKK, from the coding sequence ATGAAAAAGAAGTCGATATGGCTCCTAGTATTTACTGCAGCAATTGTTTTATCAGGCTGTGACTATTCAAAAGAATCAAACCGTAATGGATTTTTCTATGATACATTTGTACATCCATTAGATCAGTTAATCCACTGGTTAGGATCTCATATGGGACATAACTATGGTCTTGCTATTATTGCAATTACTTTAATTGTACGTTTAGCATTATTCCCATTCATGATGAAAACGTACCGTAACCAAAGTGTGATGCGTGAGAAAATGGCTTTAATCAAGCCACAGATGACAGAAATTCAGGAACGTGTGAAACGTGCACGTACACAAGAAGAGAAGATGGAAGCAAACCAGGAGATGATGGCGTTATATAAAGAAAACGGCATTAATCCATTAAACATGGGTTGTTTACCATTATTAATTCAATTACCGATTGTTACAGGATTATTCTATGTATTAAAGTATCCTACTGAAGGCGGCATTACGAAATATCCGGACTTCTTATGGTTTGATTTAACAAAAACAGATATCGCAATGACAATTATTGCAGGTATTGTATATGCAGTTCAGGCTTATGTATCTATGCAGAACATCCCTGATGAGCAAAAAGCACAAATGCGTATGATGATGTTCATTTCACCGATTATGATCGTGTGGATGTCAGCGATTTCACCAGCTGCATTGCCATTATACTGGGCAGTCGGTGGTGCATTCTTAGTCGTTCAGACATGGTTGGGTAATAAATTCTATAAAAAGAAAGTACACGAAGAAATTGCACCATTAATCGAAGCGCATGAACAGAATGAACGTGCGAATCAACCGAAGAATACGCAAGTAGTATCAAGTAAGAAGAAGAAAAAGAAATAA